ATTGCTTTTGGAGTTTATCTCTCAGTCCATCCATCTTTAGCATTTATCAGGAACCTTTATATCACTTGGGAGAGGACTTACAGTTCCTCCAGGATATCTGTTGCACCTCCAGCAAGGTCAGCCAGTGGCGCCAGGGCTGCACTTAATCACAAAGCCCATCTCCTCTACCAGAGTCTGGGCTGCTCCAGGCCCAGAACAGATGAGAGCACCCAAATTCTGGCCTGTTACTTCTTGAGACTCCACAGCAGAGCCTCCGGACTACAAATACACGTGTGATAATCCCCCCTCCACTGCGGGAGGAAAAGGACTGGGCACCTCCACGTTGTTTTCAGTGGCCATGGAGTTGGGAGTTCTTTCTTCCTGGCTGTAAGGCTGTTGTGATCTTAGTTATTGCAAGTGCTGTACTCAGTGAAGGAGACATAGGCTGGGGAGGATGAGGAGAGCAGTCCTTGATGTACAGGAGTAAATAGGTGGCTAGTGAACTGAATGAAATGCTGTGTCTTTTAGTGTTTGTAATGCCACTTCCCACTTACAGTGCAGGTGAGATCAGCTTTTTATTCCATCTTTAAGGAGTTGCAGAGTTTCTTCCTTACCTTGTAGAGATCGTCACAGGGTAATTTCCTTCCTCATGCATAGCAGCTTCTGTGGAGGTTGTCTGGGGTTAAAGTCCTGGGGCCCCAGGTGGAGACTGTGGCATGGACATCTAGTTCCTTCTCTTTGCACTTTGGATGGTTTGTACGGCACGTTCCGTGGTGCAGGTCGTGGCTAGGTGTTGTTGGCTCTCTAAGGTCTCAGTTTTGTGTGGTCTAAACTTCAGCACACCCAGGGAGAATtctttcagcagagctgttgtTGCTTTGAGTAATAGAGGTTAAGAAATGTGGATCCAAGCCTGTTCTGCCCTGTATGTGCAGCATATGCTGCCTTACCCGTCTCTGATGGACAAGAATGTATACTATTGGGTGTCACCTCTCTCAGTCTGCGAGCCCTAAATGATTTGTGTTCTTCTCCTTTGGAAGCAGGCGCTATAAATCTTGGATCCTACATCCCCAGGGCAGGCATGGCTGGACGCCAAGGATCTGTCTGATGGTTCCCAGGCCATGctgatgctgctctgctggaagagagatggggaaaagaTACTTCTGTGACTACTGTGACAGGTCCTTTCAGGACAACCTTCACAACAGGAAGAAACACCTCAATGGAGTGCAGCATCTCAGGGCTAAGAGAGTCTGGTATGACTTATTCCGAGGTGGGTACTGCCAACTGTCTGCCTCTCCCTTTCTGGGACTGGGGAGGTGATTGATAAGGGATGGGGAAATAGATAAATCAGCACTGATGATTTATATTCAGATTGTCTGTGCCACTGAATTACAGACTTGATACTGTCGCTGTCAGGCAGTCTCAGAGGCAAAACCCTTACGAGTCTGGGTGTGGGACGGTTCCCCGTCAGCTGGGAGAtgaaatgagaaggaagagaTAGGGAAGTTGTTGCTGCGAACAGGAGTTGCAGGTAAAGCTCTCTTGGCATCATGAGCAACTCTTGAGACAGGAGACATGAAAGAACAAAGTGAGTTACAGCTCCTGAAGGTGAGAAGTCCTTCTGCAAACCAGGAGTTGCAGGCTGTGTTTGTCTCCTGGCTAGCTAGGTGAGGGATATCCTGCGGAGCTCTGGGTGACTCTGCTGTCTGCTTAACCATTGTGGAAGTTGAGAGGGTTCTCTGTAATGGCCAAGTGTGGAGGACCAACAGCCCCAGCTCAGGTCTAGCTGGGTCCATGATGGTGAGGCAGATTACCTAGTACTTGACTTCTCACCAGGCTGCAACCCTTGATTTAACTCTGATTGATAACATTCCTCATCTTATCCCTGATTAGGGGGTTCATCTCCTCTTGTCTCTAGACTCTGTGGCCTGACATCAGCCAGTGGAAGTTCTTCCACAgtcagtgggagctgctgtATCTTTGAGGCTCATTTTCCCCAGGACATCTCTGGGAGATGAAGGACCATTTCAGTGGTGTCCACTGGAGACTCTGAACTGGGTTCTGTGAGGCCTCCCACAGAGCTTTTCTGAGAGCTCTGTGAGTCCGTCTGATCTTTCTCTGCTACACAGAAGTGCTGCAGTCCTTGCTTTTCTgtcatgcttcttttcttcTACTGGCATGGGGAGAAGGcatgaagcagaaagcaaaggtgaTATTTGCAAGCCAGTGAAAAGCTGAAGCCAGGAGTGCAAAGAGGGACTGTTAATTGGCAGTTTGTCTGTGGCTTAAGTTCTGGTTGTCCTGTAAAGTGGCTTCCCACTAGACCACAGAGCTGTTTGGGACCATGATACGATGGGGTactgtcgcgacggagggaagacacagtcactcaatataagtgatcagcagacttcgtttattgtaccttacagtcaccttttatgccttgttataattagctcatacatattacgaaagttaagctcattattggttagttgcctaaatatcaagcccacccctagtttctcttctgtagttatctgttcccacctgcaacattcttttcccaccgcgatcttcctgttattgtgtaacaagaacagccaaagacagtgtatttttgctttacttcagataagctgagagcgatgtgcatttttgtccagccagctggactatgtctatgtgacccttttcagctagccagttatccacagggTACTGCTGTGCAAGACATCTTTACCCTGTTTTGTCCTTTGTCTGCCCTAGATGCTGCTGCTATCCTGCAAGAGGAGCAAACCAAGAAACCTTGTCGGAAGTTTCTGCAAACAGGTGAGGACTTCTGAGGTAGGAAAAACTGCCTGAGCTCCAGCAGCCCAAGCCTGTTCTGGAGAGCTCTGGCATGTGTGTTTGTCTTGGAGGGAGCGAAGGGCTTGGGCCTCTGTGCCTGGCACACAGGTGTGATGGATCTTGGGTTTGCGTACGCATTTACAAGGGAGAACCTTGTGTGCAGCTCTCATGGAGCTCCATGGCTTTTGTTCCAGGACAGTGTGATTTTGGGTCCAACTGCAGATTTTCCCACATGACAGAGCAGGACCTGGAGAAGCTGAGTGCCCAGGTTCAAGGTGAGTcctcaaacaagaaaatttcCTGGGGTCTCTGAGGAGTGGGAGTTGCTGCAGGGAGTTTGGGCTGCAAAGGGGCATGTGAGGGGTTGTGCAGCAAGAGCCTGTGATCCCATGTTGCCTGTATGCATCAAGCCGAGCATGGATCCCTCCCGCCTGCCTCTCAGTGCTATGTAAGCCTGTAGCATGGCTGTAAGTGCTGCAGTTTTTCATATGCTTCCTGCTCTTGATCTGCTGGCACAGACACAAACCTAGAGTTGAGCAATGCTGTTACTACTTCGCAGCAGAGAGTGGGCTTTCTGAGCCCTTGGGGTTTTGTACAGTCAGGGAATAAAAACTGTCAGCAGCAGAGGGCACTGGTACATCACTTCCCCTTAAATTTATGGATTTGATTTCCCCCTGCCTTTCATTACCGGGAGCTGTTGCTTCCACTCTTGGGAAGAGCCAGTTTTTTCTGTCAGTTGGGTTGTCCTGAGGAGAGGACATGGGGTCTTGGATCCAGAAATGGCCTTTGCTCATGTGGCTTTGGGTGGGACTGAAGTTTTGGCAGAGGATGAATGGCAGCTGCTCCACTGCTGTGGGTCTCCAGAGCACTATTGaactttttcattctgtgagTACCACCTCCTTGCCCTAAAAGGGGTagcagctctgttttctctaTAGGATCCGTTACTTTGGTGGTTAGAGAAAATGTGAGTGAGGTGTTGGTGAGAACTTATGGAATGGTTGAGGTCTCCACTGGAAATCCTCTAGTCCCAACCCTGTCTTGCTCCAAGCAGGGTAAACTAGAGCAAGCTGCTCAGGGCCACGTCTGGTTGtgttttgagtatctccaaggcTGGAGACTGTACAACCTCtgtgggcaacctgttccagtgtttgaccacgtttgcaataaaaatgtaaatttttttaatttctgaagtcctgtattttggtttgtgcccattgtctcCTGCCTTTGCAGGACTCCCTCCAGTATGTCCCTGTGGTACTGGAGAGCCCAGGACTGGCCACAGCACACAGACATGGGCTCATCAGTGTGGAGCAGAGAGGAATGATCACCTCCTTGATCTGCTGGCAGTGCTCTTCCTAACGCAGCCCAACTTCTGAGCAGATCTTGTGCCCGCACTGCTAACCAAAGCCAACTGTTGCTTTGCCAATAGTCTGGCAAAAACAGGCTTAAGTGTTGgaagtgtatgtgtgtgtgtgtacatgcaaGCATACGCGTGAGATTTGGGGTGTTTGTGGGATAGACACTCTCTCCTGGCCTTCTGAGGGATCGCGTTTGGGGAGGCAGGGCTCTGGTGAacctgggggagcaggaggaaggcatGCACCACAGAGCTATTCCAGTCCTCGCTGTTGCTGAGTCAGTCTGCGAGTTCCCAAGGCGACTCTGTGAATCAATCGCTGAACAACGCTGGCAGTCAATAAAATCCATCTCGTCAGGCTGCACGGGAGACGGAGCACTCCAGCCAGCCCTTCTtggagcagcagtgccaggctggcagTCGTGCTCTTCTTCCCCGCTGCTAGCCCAGAAcctctccccagcccttctCTGCTGCAGGGTTTAAGTGCTGGGCTCCCGAGAGGTGGCATAGGATGGCAGCCTATTTGCGGGAACCTGTAGCATTTCCAGtcattaaaagctgttttattgCAGGGGAAGTGAAAGCTCTTTGGAGCAGAGCGGAGCTGCAGGGGAAGGCTGGCAAGCTCCTCTGCGCTTGGGCAGGTTTCTTTGCCAATTACACTTGTTATTGAATATTGACTTCTGTCAAATGGGCCAGGTGTAAGTGGAGAATTGGCTAGTGAGAGAGCTGATTCCTGGGAGATTACTTGGAAACCTTACATTCATATTACCAAGtcaaacatttaattaaacaattaGACTTCAAGGAGCTATGGCCAGGTGACGGCAGGGTGCCTCGTccttggctgtgctgctctAACGTGAATGCCTTATAACGTAGAGCTAAATCCTGCTCACCTCTCTTGTGGTGTTGCTCCATGGAAATGCCGTGTGAGCAGGCTGAGAATCACACAGACCTCTAAAGTTTGTGACTTTAACACTGCTAAACCATGATGGTACTTTCTTTATCATGTAAATATTGAACCTGTCCCTGAATCCGTATTAAGTGTTTGGTGTTGGCAGTTCTGTTTCAGTGAGCTCTCCTTGCTAACGATGTGGTGTTATTACAGCCAAAGGAAACGTTACATTATTCTTAACATTTGGCCTCTTTAATGCCGGGAATTCACCTTGTTGTTTGTGTTAGTCTTGTGGGTTAAGCAGGACAATTTCTGGACGATTCACTGTTCTGTAACAGCTTAGAGCGTGTCCTAGTTTggcttcagcatttctgcaccCTGTAGAATATACTCACCAACAAGCAACAGTTTACACCttcagcagggagggaggcatATTCCCAGCTGTTCCTGCATCAGAGCATTAGCCTTCTGCATCTGCTGCATCATTCATCAGCAAGACACTTCCAGGCTGTCATTTTAAGTACAGTCGTGTCAGGAAAAGTCACTGTCAAATTGCCATCTTCTTGCTTAAAGTTATTGGCTCCCCACTAATCTGCGTCACTTCTGCTGGTAATATTGACACAAGCCAGCCTCTTTGGTGAGCTCCAGCTAGCTGGATCTGCAAGGGGAGAGTAAGGGCACAGTTGGGTGAGTGTTTGCAGTATATCTGTGTGATTGAAAGAATATGAGTGACTCTGCTGGGGGTGACTGTAGCGAACCGGTTTAACTTAGCAATGAGCAGGAGAAGGAGCGCTTTCGCAGTCGGCTGCCGCTCCTTGGCTGCAGGGTGGTAACTTCTTAAGCTGCTGACATGGCAGGGCCTCGTCAACCTCATCTCTCACCCACAGTCTGCTGCTGTTCATGTGCTCTGGAGAGGTTCGGGCTGCCACATCTTCTggcccagggaggcagctgaaGGATTACATGTAAATCTCTTCACTGGGTGACCTGCTCAGTACTCATGGTTGCATCTTGCATACCGTAGTGCCTTGTTGAGGAAGAAAACTCATGCTAAAAGTTGCATGGGGAGCAAAGGTAAATCTGGACTCCAGCTTTGGCATCATTAGAGAGGCACTTCATGACTAGAGACACCCTTTTAATTGGCTGTAATTAGACTATGAAACAAACATCCCAgtgagaaggaggaggggaagcacCTTCACACCTGTCTTGCTGCTGCAATCTGGCTGGCTGCGTGACCATCTATGAGGAGTAAGGGCTGGTTACTGTGTTTCAGAGTTACACCTTGAAGTACCTGTTGACATTCAGGGG
The Falco rusticolus isolate bFalRus1 chromosome 1, bFalRus1.pri, whole genome shotgun sequence genome window above contains:
- the ZMAT5 gene encoding zinc finger matrin-type protein 5 → MGKRYFCDYCDRSFQDNLHNRKKHLNGVQHLRAKRVWYDLFRDAAAILQEEQTKKPCRKFLQTGQCDFGSNCRFSHMTEQDLEKLSAQVQGEQRSKELRQEGADVPPGTIEDWLEKRAKRLSAAQSNSALPEKPAPFQYPPGWPPVQDLPPSLQAPPPGGWPVPPNLQWG